The following are encoded together in the bacterium genome:
- a CDS encoding TetR/AcrR family transcriptional regulator, with the protein MLRNEPAHDTRRGRGKLDKLARIEKAGRALFARRGFDATTTRAIAARADIGIGTLFLYFAKKEDLLVHLFHRDIGAVVEAMFAGLPARPLRAQLLHMFDALYAYYARDPALSRVFIKELLFLDAPRRERVTAFTLDFLERIAALITAAQARGEIAAALEPRQLAYAAFGLYCFTLINWLGGSLDDPEVARAQLRASLDLLFAGLATGETTRCTPPTTTA; encoded by the coding sequence ATGCTCAGGAATGAGCCTGCTCACGACACGCGGCGGGGGCGGGGCAAGCTCGACAAGCTGGCGCGCATCGAGAAGGCGGGGCGGGCGTTGTTCGCCCGCCGCGGTTTCGACGCGACGACGACGCGGGCGATCGCCGCCCGGGCCGACATCGGCATCGGCACGCTGTTCCTCTACTTCGCCAAGAAGGAGGATCTGCTGGTGCATCTCTTCCATCGCGACATCGGCGCGGTGGTGGAGGCGATGTTCGCCGGCCTGCCGGCGCGGCCGCTGCGGGCGCAGCTCCTGCACATGTTCGACGCGCTCTACGCCTACTACGCCCGCGACCCGGCGCTGTCGCGCGTCTTCATCAAGGAGCTGCTGTTCCTCGACGCGCCGCGCCGCGAGCGGGTGACGGCGTTCACGCTCGATTTCCTCGAGCGCATCGCCGCCCTGATCACCGCCGCGCAGGCGCGGGGCGAGATCGCCGCCGCGCTCGAGCCGCGGCAGCTCGCCTACGCGGCGTTCGGCCTCTACTGCTTCACCCTCATCAACTGGCTCGGCGGCAGCCTCGACGATCCCGAGGTGGCGCGCGCGCAACTGCGCGCCAGCCTCGACCTGCTGTTCGCCGGCCTCGCCACCGGGGAGACGACGCGATGCACACCACCTACGACGACGGCATGA
- a CDS encoding NCS2 family permease encodes MPQPLFTAGDVDGFFGLAVDNLIQFLLILGLCTGVLGFPLDLVLRTVLPGAALSIVVGNLFYAWQAQRLSAETGRRDVTALPYGINTVSLFAYVFLVMLPVKLAAQGDGMSAADAARLAWQLGLAACLLCGVLELVGALVADAVRRVTPRAALLSTLAGIAVSFIAIDFAIKTFAAPLVAMLPLGVILTTYFSHLPMPWRIPGGAWAVGLGSLAAWLLAGLGAPSPVSGARLVSAASTVGFYWPVPVLGDLMAGLAHPLLRQYLVPVVLPMGLFNILGSLQNIESAEAAGDRYATMPSLAVNGAGSVVAAAFGSCFPTTIYIGHPGWKQLGARSGYSVLNGLFFAVIALGGLTYLINAAVPMEAGMAIVLWIGIVITAQAFQATPPAHAPAVAFGLFPAIAGWGLLVLTQSVGAAAAVSGERGLAARVLASPDAFAQSGLHLDGLVALAQGFMVTSMVWSAMSAHLIDRQFRRAAAWAGIGAVAAFFGFVHAGTVTPAGGLYDIGLATGWRWAIGYLLCAAFFLTMERWQRLRS; translated from the coding sequence ATGCCGCAGCCGCTGTTCACCGCCGGTGACGTCGACGGCTTCTTCGGGCTCGCCGTCGACAACCTGATCCAGTTCCTCCTCATCCTCGGGCTGTGCACCGGCGTGCTCGGCTTTCCCCTCGACCTCGTCCTGCGCACCGTGCTGCCGGGGGCGGCGCTGTCGATCGTCGTCGGCAACCTGTTCTACGCCTGGCAGGCGCAGCGGCTGTCGGCCGAGACCGGGCGGCGCGACGTGACGGCCCTGCCGTACGGCATCAATACCGTGTCGCTGTTCGCCTACGTCTTCCTGGTCATGCTGCCGGTGAAGCTGGCGGCGCAGGGCGACGGGATGAGCGCGGCCGACGCCGCTCGCCTGGCGTGGCAGCTCGGGCTCGCCGCCTGCCTGCTGTGCGGCGTCCTCGAGCTGGTCGGCGCGCTGGTGGCGGACGCGGTGCGCCGGGTGACGCCGCGCGCCGCGCTGTTGTCGACGCTGGCCGGCATCGCCGTCAGCTTCATCGCCATCGACTTCGCCATCAAGACCTTCGCCGCGCCGCTGGTGGCGATGCTGCCCCTCGGCGTGATCCTGACGACGTATTTCTCGCACCTGCCGATGCCGTGGCGCATCCCGGGCGGCGCCTGGGCGGTGGGCCTCGGCAGCCTCGCCGCCTGGCTGCTCGCCGGGCTCGGGGCGCCGTCGCCGGTGAGCGGCGCGCGGCTCGTGTCGGCGGCATCGACGGTCGGCTTCTACTGGCCGGTGCCGGTGCTCGGCGACCTGATGGCCGGCCTCGCCCATCCGCTGCTGCGCCAGTACCTGGTGCCGGTGGTGCTGCCGATGGGCCTCTTCAACATCCTCGGCTCGCTGCAGAACATCGAGTCGGCGGAGGCGGCCGGCGATCGCTACGCGACCATGCCGTCGCTGGCGGTGAACGGCGCCGGCTCGGTGGTCGCGGCGGCGTTCGGCTCCTGCTTCCCGACCACGATCTACATCGGTCATCCCGGCTGGAAGCAGCTCGGCGCGCGCTCCGGCTACTCGGTGCTGAACGGCCTCTTCTTCGCCGTCATCGCGCTCGGCGGCCTCACCTACCTGATCAACGCCGCCGTGCCGATGGAGGCCGGCATGGCGATCGTGCTGTGGATCGGCATCGTCATCACCGCGCAGGCCTTCCAGGCGACGCCGCCGGCGCACGCCCCGGCGGTGGCGTTCGGCCTCTTCCCCGCCATCGCCGGCTGGGGCCTGCTGGTGCTCACCCAGAGCGTCGGCGCCGCCGCCGCCGTGAGCGGCGAGCGCGGACTGGCGGCGCGCGTGCTCGCCAGCCCGGACGCCTTCGCGCAGAGCGGCCTGCATCTCGACGGCCTGGTGGCGCTGGCGCAGGGCTTCATGGTGACGTCGATGGTGTGGTCGGCGATGAGCGCCCACCTCATCGACCGCCAGTTCCGCCGCGCCGCCGCCTGGGCCGGCATTGGCGCCGTCGCCGCCTTCTTCGGCTTCGTGCACGCCGGCACCGTCACCCCCGCCGGCGGCCTCTACGACATCGGCCTCGCCACCGGCTGGCGCTGGGCGATCGGCTACCTGCTCTGCGCGGCGTTCTTCCTCACCATGGAACGCTGGCAGCGCCTGCGATCGTAG